In Suncus etruscus isolate mSunEtr1 chromosome 9, mSunEtr1.pri.cur, whole genome shotgun sequence, the genomic window ACCAACAAGCTGTCGCCCTACGACAAGCTCGAGGGGCTGCTCATCGCCTGGTTCCAGCAGATCCGCGCGGCCGGGCTGCCCGTCAAGGGCATCATCCTCAAGGAGAAGGCGCTGCGCATCGCCGAGGAGCTGGGCATGGACGACTTCACGGCGTCCAACGGCTGGCTCGACCGCTTCCGCCGGCGCCACGGCGTGCTGTCCTGCGGGGGCGGCGCCCGCGCGCGCCCCGCCGCGCCCCGCACGCCCGCCGCCGCCCACGCGCCCGCCagcccgcccgccgccgccccccGGAGCGGGAGCGGGAGCGGGACCGGGAGCGGGAGCGGGAGAGCGATGGCACCGCGCTGCTGCCCGCGGGCTGGCGCGCGCGCGACggcgccggggccggggccggggccggcgcCGGCGCGGGCCAGGGTGCCCAAGAGGCGCCTGCGAGGAGGAGCCGCCGCCCGGGCCCGGCGCCGTGGCCGAGGGCTACGCCTCGCAGGACGTGTTCAGCGCCGTGGAGACCAGCCTGTGGTACGACCTGCTCGCCGACCCCGCGGCCGGGCTGGGCGGCGGGGGCAGCGGCACCGACGGGCGGGCGCGGGCCAGGGCCCGGGCCCGGGCGCGGCCGCGGCGGGCCACCCAGCGCCTGAGCGTCCTGCTGTGCGCCAACGCCGACGGCAGCGAGAAGCTGGCCCCGCTGGTGGCCGGCAAGTCGGCCAAGCCCCGCGCCGGCCAGGCCGGGCTGCCCTGCGACTACACCGCCAACGCCAAGGGCGGCGTGACCACGCAGGCCCTGGCCAAGTACCTCAAGGCGCTGGACGCGCGCATGGCGGCCGAGTCGCGCCGCGTCCTGCTGCTGGCCGGCCGCCTGGCCGCGCAGGCCCTGGACACGTCGGGCCTGCGGCACGTGCAGCTGGCCTTCTTCCCGCCCGGCACGGTGCAGCCCCTGGAGCGCGGCGTGGTGCAGCAGGTGAAGGGCCACTACCGCCAGGCGCTGCTCTTCAAGGCCATGGCCGCGCTGGAGGGCCAGGACCCCGCGGGCCTGCAGCTGGGCCTCATGGAGGCCCTGCACTTCGTGGCGGCCGCCTGGCAGGCCGTGGAGCCCAGCCACATCGCTGCCTGCTTTCGGGAGGCCGGCTTCGGGGGcggccccaacaccaccatcaccacggCGCTCAAGAgcgaaggggaggaagaggaagaagaggaggaggaggaggaggaagaagaggaggacggggaggaggaggaagaggaggaagcaggggaggaagaggag contains:
- the CENPB gene encoding major centromere autoantigen B gives rise to the protein MGPKRRQLTFREKSRIIQEVEANPDLRKGEIARRFNIPPSTLSTILKNKRAILASERKYGVASTCRKTNKLSPYDKLEGLLIAWFQQIRAAGLPVKGIILKEKALRIAEELGMDDFTASNGWLDRFRRRHGVLSCGGGARARPAAPRTPAAAHAPASPPAAAPRSGSGSGTGSGSGREEPPPGPGAVAEGYASQDVFSAVETSLWYDLLADPAAGLGGGGSGTDGRARARARARARPRRATQRLSVLLCANADGSEKLAPLVAGKSAKPRAGQAGLPCDYTANAKGGVTTQALAKYLKALDARMAAESRRVLLLAGRLAAQALDTSGLRHVQLAFFPPGTVQPLERGVVQQVKGHYRQALLFKAMAALEGQDPAGLQLGLMEALHFVAAAWQAVEPSHIAACFREAGFGGGPNTTITTALKSEGEEEEEEEEEEEEEEEDGEEEEEEEAGEEEEEEGEEEEEEEGGDGEELGDEEEEEEEVEEEGNADDSEDEEEDDDEEEEEEEESSSEGLEAEDWAQGVVEAGGSFGGYGAQEEAQCPTLHFLEGEEDSESDSEEEEEDDDDEDEEDDDDEDGDEVPVPSFGEAMAYFAMVKRYLTSFPIDDRVQSHILHLEHDLIHVTRKNHARQAGVRALGHPS